A window of Littorina saxatilis isolate snail1 linkage group LG7, US_GU_Lsax_2.0, whole genome shotgun sequence contains these coding sequences:
- the LOC138971843 gene encoding uncharacterized protein — translation MATGGSPTKRLTFETPGSEEQTERDARVRARSLLKRKELERKEDIERQTRKEELDRQERQAERDRQDKKEKDERDRQEKKDERDRQERKEKDERDRQERERQAERQAELDRQERERDRQERKEKEQAELERQERQAERQAERDRQDKQADRELQLELAKLQAEKGTLTQASAPTFVADRTRLPTFDDDKDELDDFLRRFERIASDQKWEEATWASRLSTCLKGRALQLYNALEDDEARDYQALKKALLQRFNLTAEAYRRRLRNSKRLSGELSHQFVARLNLYLRRWVEMAEKNWTVDDLADLIVMEQLMSSLRPEVVTFVQEHQPKTTQEAADWIRVHEDAQAISGKSSGSRPGKSGNSGSSGPKDGKDDQGHKGSSSRTDIQCYYCNKRGHVKKDCHRRQADQKGVHFVGSEELRDVTSSCTIPQLCVPCSRKHFQPHCNVYVNGVRGEGLRDTGADMIVVRASLVPAMAYTGDSIRVRMAEASHAYDLNTAVIKVVTPLFTGTIVAVVMDDPPCDLLIGNRVQFVDGVTREVPVYRSPDVISVLTRAQAEREDKPLKPLPAARAALGNVTPALLAKAQDSDPTLATPRGHAKSGKVKLSGKHGRSRFLRDKKLLYREFSNQEGTFKQVVVPREFREGVMATAHDSILGGHLGTKKTTDRVWRHFYWPGICTDVRRFCASCDKCQKVVAKGRVRKVPLEKMPLIDEPFRRVAVDIIGPILPASEDGNRYILTMVDYATRYPEAIPLKSIEATRVAEALVTMWSRLGIPSEVLTDRGTQFTGGVMAEAARLLSLEQHFTTPYHAQCNGLVERFNGTLKTMLRKLAQEKPRTWDRYIPALLFAYREVPQESLGFSPFELLYGRQVRGPMAILRQAWTDEEADEEVQTTATYIVELRNRIEETCKLAQENLGRAAQRYARGFDRKARPRSFKIGERVLLLLPVKHNKLQLQWQGPFEVTARVGQNDYRIMMHGKARLYHANLLRAYIERTAYGEKNKDQKNKDKKTEKVAVIRGETRGCSFLRTTFLSGNRPSTSAISSGCKVGKRQTYALGVDSPTVPIHGTRHSGRQQCWS, via the coding sequence atggctacagggggatctcctacgaagagattaacttttgagactcctggtagcgaggaacagacagagcgagacgcacgcgttagagcgcgtagtttgcttaagcgcaaggagttagaacgtaaggaggacatagagcgacagacgagaaaagaagagcttgacagacaagaacgacaggccgaacgggacagacaggacaagaaagagaaagacgaacgtgacagacaggaaaagaaagacgaacgtgacagacaagaacggaaagagaaagatgaacgagacagacaagaaagggagcgacaggccgaacgacaggccgaacttgacagacaagaaagagagcgagacagacaggaacggaaagagaaagaacaggctgaacttgagagacaggaacgacaggccgaacgacaggccgaacgtgacagacaggacaaacaggcggatcgcgaactccagctagaactagctaagctacaggcagagaagggtacgcttactcaggctagcgcgccgacgtttgttgccgaccgtacgagactgccgacgttcgacgatgacaaggacgagctcgacgactttttacgccggtttgagcgcattgcatctgaccagaagtgggaagaggccacgtgggctagccgccttagcacctgcttgaaaggacgcgcattgcagctctacaacgctttggaggacgacgaggcgagagactatcaggcactaaagaaggcgttactccagcgcttcaacctgactgctgaagcctacagacgacgtctgcgtaacagcaagagactgagcggcgagctgagtcatcagtttgtggcacgccttaatctctacctgcggcgctgggtggagatggccgagaagaactggaccgtcgacgaccttgccgacctcattgtcatggaacaactgatgtccagcctgcgacctgaggtggtgaccttcgtgcaggagcaccagccaaagactactcaggaggcagccgactggatcagagtacacgaggacgcccaggcgatctccggcaaatcttcaggctcacggccgggaaaatcgggaaattcaggttcttcaggacccaaggacgggaaggacgatcagggacacaaaggatcaagttccagaactgacatccagtgttactactgcaacaagcggggccacgtgaagaaggactgccacaggagacaggctgaccagaagggcgtacactttgttggcagcgaggagttaagggacgtcacgagctcatgcacaattccacaactctgcgttccgtgctccaggaaacatttccagccccactgcaacgtctacgttaacggagtgaggggcgaaggtctgcgggacacaggggcagacatgatagtggttcgggcgagtctggttccagctatggcctacacaggagacagcatcagggtgagaatggccgaggcatctcacgcttacgatttgaacacggcagtgatcaaggtcgtaacaccgttgttcacgggaaccattgtggccgtcgtcatggacgatcctccatgcgacttgctcattgggaaccgggttcagtttgtggacggcgtcaccagggaggttcccgtttatcggtctcccgacgtcatttcagtgctcacgcgggcacaggcggagcgagaggacaaacctctcaaacccctacctgctgcacgagctgccctggggaacgtgacccccgcgcttctcgcgaaggctcaggattctgacccgaccttagctactcctcgggggcacgcgaagtcggggaaggtgaagctgagcgggaagcatgggaggtcaaggttcctcagggacaagaagttgctctaccgggagttcagcaaccaagagggtacattcaaacaggttgtcgtgcctcgcgagtttcgcgagggtgtcatggcaacggcacacgactcgattctgggaggtcatcttggcaccaagaagaccacggatcgtgtctggcgccacttttactggccaggcatctgcacggatgtccgacgtttctgtgcgtcctgcgataagtgccagaaggtggtggccaaaggaagggtgaggaaggtccccttggagaagatgccgctcatcgacgaaccctttcgtcgggtggcagtggacatcatcgggcccatcttgcctgcgtctgaggacggaaacagatacattttgaccatggtggactacgctactcgatacccagaggcgatccctctgaaatcgattgaagccacgcgagtagctgaggctctggttactatgtggtcccggctgggaattccatcagaggtactcaccgacagaggcacgcagttcacgggaggagtgatggcggaagcagcacgactgctatcactggagcagcacttcaccactccttaccatgctcagtgcaacggactggtggaaaggttcaatggcaccttgaagaccatgctgaggaaactagctcaggagaaaccacgcacgtgggacaggtacatcccagcattgctttttgcataccgcgaggttcctcaggagagcttgggtttttccccatttgagttgttgtacggcagacaggtacgcggtcccatggctatcctgcgtcaggcttggacagacgaagaagctgacgaggaggtgcagacgacagcgacctacatcgtagaactcaggaacaggattgaagagacctgcaaactggctcaagagaacctgggaagagcagcacagcgttatgcgcgaggattcgaccgcaaggcacggccgcgcagcttcaagattggagaacgggtgttgctacttctacctgtcaaacacaacaagctacaactgcagtggcaaggaccttttgaggtgacagcgagggtgggccagaacgactacaggatcatgatgcacgggaaagcacgcctgtaccacgccaacctgctgcgcgcctacatagagaggactgcctacggggagaagaacaaagaccagaagaacaaagacaagaagacagagaaggttgcagttatcaggggtgaaacgaggggttgctcgttcttgaggacgacctttctgtctggaaacagaccatcaacctctgcaatatcttcaggttgcaaggttggcaaacgccagacttatgcgctgggcgttgattctccaaccgtaccaattcacggtacgcgtcattccgggcgccaacaatgttggagctga